The following are from one region of the Vitis riparia cultivar Riparia Gloire de Montpellier isolate 1030 chromosome 14, EGFV_Vit.rip_1.0, whole genome shotgun sequence genome:
- the LOC117929796 gene encoding chaperone protein dnaJ C76, chloroplastic-like isoform X1 — translation MMGCLVLYNSTLPINTVSKSVTNLNGFNFPATFKTSLSFSSSSTSRFTVNCRDRTGEEPKLSDSSAYAVLGVDPSCSAAELKAAFKAKVKQFHPDVNKEGGDSDKMIRLVIQAYELLSCCSRSEIIERECLDPFDEPECEAFDLFVNEVLCVGKGCPYSCVNRAPHAFTFVSSTGTARATSQGHGEDYQVQLAVGQCPRSCIHYVTPSQRIVLEELLDSILDTPYDTSAEADLLYSLIVKARFENNRYQKPKKQPKGSTQHVDWF, via the exons ATGATGGGGTGTTTGGTTCTCTACAATTCAACCCTTCCGATCAATACCGTTTCAAAATCGGTTACCAATCTTAACGGCTTCAATTTTCCCGCCACCTTCAAGACTTCGTTATCGTTTTCTTCAAGTTCAACGTCTCGATTTACAGTGAATTGTAGAGACAGAACTGGAGAAGAACCGAAACTCTCTGATTCTTCGGCTTACGCTGTCCTTGGGGTCGATCCCAGTTGCTCAGCTGCCGAGCTTAAGGCCGCTTTCAAAGccaaa GTCAAGCAGTTTCACCCCGATGTAAATAAAGAAGGGGGAGATTCAGACAAGATGATTCGCCTTGTAATTCAAGCATACGAG CTGTTATCCTGTTGCAGCCGATCAGAGATCATTGAGAG GGAATGTTTAGATCCATTTGATGAGCCGGAATGCGAGGCATTTGATCTCTTTGTTAATGAAGTTCTTTGTGTTGGCAAAG GCTGTCCATATTCGTGTGTAAATAGAGCACCTCATGCCTTCACATTTGTTTCTTCAACCGGAACCGCACGAGCAACTTCTCAAG GACACGGTGAAGATTACCAAGTTCAGCTTGCAGTTGGCCAGTGCCCAAGAAGCTGTATTCATTATGTTACACCTTCACAGAGAATCGTTCTGGAGGAGCTTCTGGACAG CATCTTGGACACACCTTATGATACTTCAGCTGAGGCAGACTTGCTTTATTCGCTTATCGTTAAAGCCAGGTTTGAGAACAACCGGTATCAGAAGCCGAAGAAGCAACCAAAGGGCTCAACCCAACATGTAGATTGGTTTTGA
- the LOC117929796 gene encoding uncharacterized protein LOC117929796 isoform X2: MIRLVIQAYELLSCCSRSEIIERECLDPFDEPECEAFDLFVNEVLCVGKGCPYSCVNRAPHAFTFVSSTGTARATSQGHGEDYQVQLAVGQCPRSCIHYVTPSQRIVLEELLDSILDTPYDTSAEADLLYSLIVKARFENNRYQKPKKQPKGSTQHVDWF, encoded by the exons ATGATTCGCCTTGTAATTCAAGCATACGAG CTGTTATCCTGTTGCAGCCGATCAGAGATCATTGAGAG GGAATGTTTAGATCCATTTGATGAGCCGGAATGCGAGGCATTTGATCTCTTTGTTAATGAAGTTCTTTGTGTTGGCAAAG GCTGTCCATATTCGTGTGTAAATAGAGCACCTCATGCCTTCACATTTGTTTCTTCAACCGGAACCGCACGAGCAACTTCTCAAG GACACGGTGAAGATTACCAAGTTCAGCTTGCAGTTGGCCAGTGCCCAAGAAGCTGTATTCATTATGTTACACCTTCACAGAGAATCGTTCTGGAGGAGCTTCTGGACAG CATCTTGGACACACCTTATGATACTTCAGCTGAGGCAGACTTGCTTTATTCGCTTATCGTTAAAGCCAGGTTTGAGAACAACCGGTATCAGAAGCCGAAGAAGCAACCAAAGGGCTCAACCCAACATGTAGATTGGTTTTGA
- the LOC117930359 gene encoding esterase-like, with translation MESPSTIRLATSLCCICVLLSFNTTVINPVVALENCKFPAIFNFADSNSDTGGYAAAFSQPPWPYGRTFFRMPAGRFSDGRLMIDFIANSFGLPFLSAYLNSLGSNYTNGANFATAAATIRLPTRIIPAGGSSPFYLGLQYDQFVQFKSRTLKIRKRGGVYKDLVPKEEYFPKALYTLDIGQNDLGEGFFANMSIQEVNATVPDIINGFSTNVRRIYKSGARSFWIHNTGPIGCLPYILAIFQAAQRDSAGCSKPHNEVAQYFNYKLKEAVAQLRKDFPLAAITYVDVYSVKYSLFSQPKKYGFELPLVACCGYGGEYNYGDDARCGSTITVNGSQIFVGSCERPSLRVNWDGIHYTEAANKFVFDQISSGAFSDPPLPLRMACHRNTSY, from the exons atggAGTCTCCCAGCACCATCAGACTTGCCACTTCTCTCTGCTGTATTTGCGTGCTTTTATCTTTTAATACCACGGTGATCAACCCTGTTGTTGCTTTGGAAAATTGCAAATTTCCAGCAATCTTTAACTTTGCAGACTCCAATTCAGATACAGGTGGATATGCTGCTGCCTTCTCTCAACCTCCCTGGCCTTATGGGAGGACCTTTTTTCGCATGCCAGCAGGCAGATTCTCAGATGGTCGCCTCATGATTGATTTCATTG CCAACAGTTTTGGTCTACCATTTCTTAGTGCTTATCTTAATTCTCTGGGGTCCAATTACACAAATGGTGCAAACTTTGCCACGGCTGCTGCTACAATCCGACTACCGACTAGAATAATACCTGCAGGTGGGTCCAGTCCATTCTACCTGGGCTTGCAATACGATCAGTTTGTGCAATTCAAGTCCAGAACACTAAAGATAAGGAAACGAG gTGGGGTGTACAAGGACTTAGTGCCCAAGGAGGAGTATTTTCCCAAAGCTCTATACACGTTGGACATAGGTCAGAATGATCTTGGTGAAGGGTTCTTTGCTAACATGTCTATCCAGGAAGTCAATGCAACCGTCCCTGATATAATCAATGGTTTCTCCACCAATGTTAGG CGTATTTACAAGTCGGGAGCAAGATCATTCTGGATTCACAACACAGGACCCATTGGCTGCCTCCCCTATATCTTGGCCATTTTTCAGGCAGCTCAAAGGGACAGTGCCGGTTGTTCAAAGCCTCACAATGAAGTGGCTCAGTACTTCAACTACAAGTTGAAGGAGGCTGTTGCCCAACTCCGGAAGGACTTTCCTTTAGCTGCAATTACATATGTCGATGTCTACTCTGTCAAGTATTCCCTCTTTAGCCAACCCAAGAAATATG GGTTTGAGCTTCCACTTGTGGCTTGCTGTGGCTATGGAGGTGAGTACAACTACGGCGATGATGCTCGCTGTGGTAGTACCATCACTGTTAATGGTAGCCAAATTTTTGTGGGATCATGTGAGCGCCCTTCACTTCGAGTGAATTGGGATGGAATTCACTACACTGAGGCAgctaacaaatttgtttttgatcAAATCTCCAGTGGAGCATTTTCAGATCCGCCTCTGCCCTTAAGAATGGCATGTCATAGGAACACTTCATATTGA
- the LOC117930360 gene encoding germin-like protein subfamily 1 member 15: protein MKKGVSFLVTVAFMALASFLASAYDPSPLEDTCVAVDEPKNAVFVNGKFCKNPNLTVAEDFLYQGLNIPGNTSNYAGSIVNLINVDQLPGENTLGVSVARIDYEPNGQNPPHFHPRASEILIVLEGTLFVGFITSNPEHRFISKVLNKGDVFVFPFSLIHFQVNIGHTNAVAIAAFNSQNPGIVTIASSMFGSNPPINPDFLARAFQLDKRVVEYLQARF, encoded by the exons ATGAAGAAAGGCGTTAGTTTCCTGGTAACCGTGGCCTTCATGGCATTGGCTTCCTTTCTTGCCTCTGCCTATGATCCAAGCCCACTGGAAGACACCTGTGTTGCCGTTGATGAGCCCAAGAATGCTG TATTTGTAAATGGGAAGTTCTGCAAGAACCCAAACCTGACCGTGGCCGAGGATTTCTTGTATCAAGGGCTGAATATTCCAGGAAACACATCAAATTATGCGGGCTCAATTGTCAATCTTATAAATGTTGATCAATTACCAGGAGAAAACACTCTTGGGGTGTCAGTGGCTCGTATCGATTATGAACCTAATGGTCAAAACCCTCCTCACTTTCACCCTCGTGCCAGTGAGATCCTCATTGTCTTGGAGGGAACACTTTTTGTTGGCTTTATCACATCCAACCCTGAACACCGCTTCATTAGCAAAGTCCTGAACAAGGGGGATGTTTTTGTGTTCCCTTTCAGTCTCATTCACTTCCAAGTCAACATTGGGCACACTAATGCAGTAGCCATTGCCGCTTTTAACAGCCAAAATCCAGGTATAGTCACCATAGCCAGTTCAATGTTTGGATCAAATCCACCCATCAATCCTGATTTCCTGGCAAGGGCCTTCCAGTTGGACAAGAGGGTGGTTGAATACCTTCAAGCACGATTCTAG